The DNA region TATTTCATAACCAATTAAACATGGCGTTCTTCAAGCTATCACGGCCAGTTCTTATTTGCCTGATCTTAGGCTTAACCTTAGTACTGCTACTCCCCGATTTCTCCCACGCCCAAGACTCCCCACAAGACTTCCTCGACGCACACAGTGCTGCACGTGCAGAGGTGGGCGTTCCACCACTGACCTGGGACGACCAAGTAGCCTCGTATGCACAGAATTATGCCAATCAACGCATTGGCGATTGCAATATGGTGCACTCCGGCGGGCCGTACGGTGAAAACATTGCATGGAGTAGCGGTGACCTGATGGGGACAGATGCGGTGAAGATGTGGGTGGACGAGAAATCGAACTATGACCCTAACTCCAACACGTGCGTTGGTGGGCAGTGTCTGCACTATACTCAGGTGGTGTGGCGCAACTCGGTTCGTCTGGGATGTGCTAAGGTTCGGTGCAATAATGGAGGTACATTCATTGGCTGCAACTACGACCCCCCGGGCAATTACATTGGAGAGCGGCCTTACTAGCTTAATAATTAGGGGCCGGCTAGCTAGTTCTACTTGCATGTTCAACTACGTGATCGATCTGTTAGTTTTATGTTTAACTTAGTGGTCAAGCGGTTAGTTATCACCACGTCTAGTCTTACTGCCACGACATAGCAGTTGTAAAACGTGGGCTATGTTTATGTTTATTTCAGTTTTCTTAATTTGTAAGGCTATTTAATAGCCAAGTCTGTTATTCGATGAAGGTGTGTGTGAGCGATTTCCTCCATTTCCTCTCTTTTGTCTCTTCAGTCTATATTTCCTATAAACTATAAaattaagagtgaaaaagaGT from Carya illinoinensis cultivar Pawnee chromosome 6, C.illinoinensisPawnee_v1, whole genome shotgun sequence includes:
- the LOC122313802 gene encoding pathogenesis-related protein 1-like gives rise to the protein MAFFKLSRPVLICLILGLTLVLLLPDFSHAQDSPQDFLDAHSAARAEVGVPPLTWDDQVASYAQNYANQRIGDCNMVHSGGPYGENIAWSSGDLMGTDAVKMWVDEKSNYDPNSNTCVGGQCLHYTQVVWRNSVRLGCAKVRCNNGGTFIGCNYDPPGNYIGERPY